A window of the Citrus sinensis cultivar Valencia sweet orange chromosome 9, DVS_A1.0, whole genome shotgun sequence genome harbors these coding sequences:
- the LOC102625498 gene encoding E3 ubiquitin-protein ligase XBAT33, which translates to MGNSFGCSASGERLVSAARDGDFVEAKMLLDCNPCLAKYSTFGGLNSPLHFAAAKGHNEIVALLLENGADVNSRNYCGQTALMQACRYGHWEVVQTLLLFRCNVTRADYLSGRTALHFAAVNGHVRCIRLVVADFVPSVPFEVMNTQIEGDRGDGSSVKSKCDQSALSKFVNKAADGGITALHMAALNGYFDCVQLLLDLHANVSAVTFHYGTSMDLIGAGSTPLHFAACGGNLKCCQVLLSRGASRMSLNCNGWLPLDVARMWGRHWLEPLLAPSSDAVMPRFHPSNYLSLPLLSVLNVARECGLLSSTTSSSDDADTCAVCLERACTVAAEGCRHELCVRCALYLCSTNNIPSEMVGPPGSIPCPLCRHGIVSFTKLPGSPVKDIKQPLSLGLCTPCMLHTRDAECESPACAPEIRKNRVALVSSDMLCPVTCSPFPSVAIPLCTCNDGPCPSFEPREVETQDESPRRSQGGSVEQDKMEGPRLERTTCSSMFWGRRSCSREHQCNSEINA; encoded by the exons atggGAAATTCATTTGGATGTTCGGCATCAGGAGAGAGATTAGTGTCAGCAGCGAGAGATGGTGATTTTGTTGAAGCCAAAATGCTTTTGGATTGTAACCCTTGTCTTGCTAAATATTCAACTTTTGGTGGCTTAAATTCCCCTCTTCATTTTGCTGCTGCCAAAGGCCATAATGAG ATTGTGGCATTGTTACTTGAAAATGGAGCCGACGTTAATTCCAGGAATTATTGCGGCCAG ACCGCATTGATGCAAGCATGTCGATATGGGCACTGGGAAGTTGTACAAACTCTTCTGCTCTTCAGATGTAAT GTCACAAGAGCAGATTATCTCAGTGGGAGGACAGCCCTACATTTTGCGGCTGTAAATGGGCATGTTAGATGTATTAGACTAGTTGTGGCTGATTTTGTTCCTAGTGTTCCTTTTGAAGTCATGAATACTCAGATCGAAGGCGATAGAGGGGACGGTTCCAGTGTGAAGAGCAAGTGTGATCAAAG TGCCCTGTCCAAGTTTGTAAATAAGGCCGCAGATGGGGGTATCACTGCTCTTCATATGGCTGCATTGAATGGGTATTTTGATTGTGTACAGCTTTTACTTGACCTTCATGCAAATGTATCTGCTGTGACATTTCATTATGGAACATCAATGGATTTGATAG GAGCTGGAAGCACTCCTTTGCACTTTGCTGCTTGTGGGGGAAATCTAAAATGCTGCCAG GTCCTACTTTCAAGAGGTGCGAGTCGTATGTCTTTGAACTGCAATGG GTGGCTGCCTCTTGATGTTGCTAGGATGTGGGGGCGCCATTGGCTCGAACCATTGCTGGCACCCAGTTCTGATGCTGTTATGCCAAGATTTCATCCTTCCAATTACTTATCCTTGCCTCTTTTGAGTGTACTTAATGTAGCCAG AGAGTGTGGGTTGCTGTCTTCAACAACCTCCTCCTCAGATGATGCTGATACATGTGCTGTCTGTCTGGAGCGAGCATGTACAGTTGCTGCTGAAG GGTGTAGGCACGAGCTTTGTGTAAGATGTGCACTGTACCTCTGCTCAACAAATAATATTCCTTCTGAGATGGTTGGTCCGCCTGGCTCCATTCCATGCCCTCTCTGTAGACATGGCATTGTCTCTTTCACCAAATTGCCTGGCTCCCCGGTAAAAGATATTAAGCAACCTCTGTCCCTTGGCCTTTGTACCCCATGCATGCTTCACACTCGTGATGCTGAGTGTGAATCTCCAGCATGTGCCCCAGAGATTCGGAAGAATCGTGTAGCTTTGGTTTCCTCAGATATGTTGTGCCCTGTGACTTGTAGTCCATTTCCTTCAGTTGCTATCCCTTTGTGCACTTGCAATGATGGTCCGTGTCCATCTTTTGAACCTCGAGAGGTAGAAACACAAGATGAATCTCCTCGACGCTCTCAAGGAGGATCGGTAGAGCAGGATAAAATGGAAGGGCCAAGACTGGAGAGAACAACCTGTTCAAGCATGTTCTGGGGCAGAAGAAGCTGCAGCAGAGAACATCAGTGCAATTCAGAAATAAATGCTTGA
- the LOC102625223 gene encoding CEN-like protein 1 yields the protein MSRTTDPLAVGRVVGDVVDTFIPSVKMNVIYNSNKQVANGHELMPAVIIAKPRVDIGGEDMRSAYTLIMTDPDAPSPSDPCLREHLHWMVTDIPGTTDASFGKEIVSYETPKPVVGIHRYVFILFKQRGRQTVRPPASRDHFNTRQFSAENGLGLPVAAVYFNAQRETAARRR from the exons ATGTCAAGAACGACTGATCCACTAGCTGTTGGACGCGTGGTGGGAGATGTGGTGGATACTTTTATTCCTAGTGTGAAGATGAACGTGATTTATAACTCTAATAAGCAAGTTGCTAATGGCCACGAGCTTATGCCTGCTGTCATTATTGCTAAGCCTAGAGTCGATATTGGCGGCGAGGACATGAGATCAGCTTATACCTTG ATTATGACAGACCCTGATGCTCCAAGCCCTAGTGATCCATGCTTAAGAGAACATCTCCACTG GATGGTGACAGACATTCCTGGAACCACTGACGCTTCTTTTg GAAAAGAAATCGTGAGCTATGAGACACCAAAACCGGTGGTGGGCATCCACAGATACGTGTTCATATTGTTTAAGCAGAGAGGCAGGCAAACAGTGAGGCCACCTGCTTCAAGGGACCACTTCAACACAAGGCAATTCTCAGCAGAGAATGGCTTAGGCCTCCCTGTTGCTGCCGTTTACTTCAATGCCCAAAGAGAAACAGCTGCCAGAAGACGATGA